The genome window GGAGCTGTCACGGGCAATGCCGACGGCGCCATATCGGGCTTGCTGCCGACCGAGGTCGATGCCGTCCTGCCGATGCCCGATGCCGGTGTCATGCTGTCGCTGCTGCCGACGCTGGCAAGCTGAGTGGCGGCATTGCAGGACAGGGAAGGGCAGGGTAGCCGGCCGGATCTTCGGCATGACCCGTGTTTTTATGCCGAATGGAATGTTTTCCTTGCTTTTATGCCGAACGGAATGTATGGGCACCACCATTCCACACGTAAGGCATGGGATTGTCCGGGAGAAATCCGGATCGTTCCGCCCGGTGGCATCTTCGAAGAGGATGCTGTTCGCCTTGCGGAGGTTCAACCGGAAAAGGATAAAAAGGCATGGCATTGCCCGATTTCTCTATGCGCCAGCTTCTCGAAGCAGGCGTCCACTTCGGCCACCAGACGCACCGCTGGAACCCGAAGATGAAGCCGTACATCTTCGGCGATCGTAACAACATCCACATCATCGATCTGGCCCAGACCGTTCCGATGCTGTCGCGCGCCCTTCAGGTCGTCAGCGACACCGTTGCCCGCGGCGGCCGCGTTCTCTTCGTCGGCACCAAGCGCCAGGCGTCCGAGATCATCGCCGACAGCGCCAAGCGTTCGGCCCAGTACTACGTCAACTCGCGCTGGCTCGGCGGCATGATGACGAACTGGAAGACGATCTCCAACTCGATCCAGCGCCTGCGCAAGCTCGATGAGATCCTCAACGGCGAAGCCCAGGGCTTCACCAAGAAGGAACGCCTGAACCTCGAGCGCGAGCGCGAAAAGCTCGACAAGGCTCTCGGCGGTATCCGCGATATGGGCGGCACGCCGGACCTGATGTTCATCATCGACACCAACAAGGAAAAGATCGCGATCGACGAAGCCAAGCGCCTCGGCATCCCGGTCGTCGCCATCATCGATTCGAACTGCGACCCGGACCTGATCGACTATCCGATCCCGGGCAACGACGACGCGTCGCGCGCTATCGCCCTTTACTGCGAGCTGATCTCCCGCGCTGCCATCGACGGCATCGCGCGTCAGCAGAGCTCTTCCGGCCGCGATCTCGGCGCATCCTCTGAAGTACCGGTCGAGCCGGCTCTCGAGGAAGCAGCCGAAGGCTGATGAAAGCGGGCGGATCGAAAGCTCCGCCAAAGCTTACAGAGACTGGGGCAAGGCCGCTCGCGACTCATCGAAGTTCGGCGGCCTTGCCTGTTTCAGGGCGAGGGCGCAAAGCCTCGCCAAACAAGTTTCGTTATGACGCGTCTTCATCACGCTGTCATACATACAGGTACATTTCGTGCCTCAATCCGGTGCCGAGCCGCGCTTTGCGGTCCACCGTTTGAACCGACAAGAGGAAGCTAATGAGCGAGATTACGGCTGCAATGGTGAAGGAACTGCGCGAAAAGACCGGCGCAGGCATGATGGACTGCAAGAAGGCTCTTGCCGAAACCAGCGGCGACATGGAAGCGGCGATCGACTGGCTGCGCGCCAAGGGCATCGCCAAGGCCGACAAGAAGTCCGGCCGCACTGCCGCCGAAGGCCTCATCGGCGTTGCGAGCCAGGGCACCAAGGCCGTCGTCGTCGAAGTCAATTCCGAAACCGACTTCGTCGCCCGTAACGATGCCTTCCAGGATCTCGTCCGCGGCATCGCCAAGGTCGCCGTTTCCACAGACGGCACCGTCGAAGCCGTTGCGGCTGCGACCTACCCGGCATCCGGCAAGTCCGTTTCCGACACGATCAAGGATGCGATCGCAACGATCGGCGAGAACATGAACCTGCGCCGTTCAGTCGCTCTCTCCGTCGAGGACGGCGTCGTCGCCACCTATATCCACAATGCTGTTTCCGACGGCCTCGGCAAGCTCGGCGTTCTCGTCGCGCTGAAGTCGACCGGCGACAAGGAAGCCCTGAACGCGATCGGCCGCCAGGTTGCCATGCACATCGCTGCAACCGCGCCGCTGGCGATCCGCCCGGAAGAAGTCGATGCCGCCGTCGCCGAGCGCGAGCGCAATGTCTTCATCGAGCAGTCGCGCGCTTCCGGCAAGCCCGACAACATTATCGAGAAGATGGTTGAAGGCCGCATGCGCAAGTTCTTCGAGGAAGTCGCCCTTCTCTCGCAGGCTTTCGTCATCAATCCGGACCTGACGGTCGCAGCTGCCATCAAGGACGCTGAAAAGGCTGTTGGCGCACCGATCGAAGTCGCCGGCATGGCCCGTCTGCTGCTCGGCGAAGGCGTCGAAAAGGAAGAGACCGATTTCGCAGCCGAAGTCGCCGCTGCCGTCAAGGGTTGATCTTCCAGCCATAATTGGGAAAACAAGAAGGGCATCGCGTGACAACGCGATGCCCTTCGTGTATCGGGCATTCACGGCAATTTACGAGGAGCCAAGATGTCTTTAGAGCCTGTCTATAAACGCGTTCTACTCAAGGCTTCCGGCGAAGCACTCATGGGTAGCCAGGGTTTCGGCATCGATGTCGCGGTGGCGGACCGCATTGCATCCGATATCGCCGAAGCAAGGCATATGGGTGTGGAAGTCGGAGTCGTCGTCGGTGGCGGCAATATCTTCCGCGGTGTCGCGGTGGCGTCCAAGGGCGGCGACCGGGTCACCGGCGACCACATGGGCATGCTCGGCACCATCATCAATGCGCTGGCGTTGGCGACCTCGCTGCGCAAGCTGAACATCGATACGGTGGTGCTGTCGGCCATCTCCATGCCGGAGATCTGCGAGAGCTTTTCGCAGCGCGCAACCCTCTATCATTTGTCGATGGGACGCGTGGTGATCTTTGCCGGCGGCACCGGCAACCCCTTCTTCACCACCGATTCCGCCGCCGCACTGCGCGCTGCCGAAATGGGCGCGCAAGCGATCTTCAAGGGCACGCAGGTGGACGGCATCTACACCGCCGACCCGAAGAAATATCCCGATGCTACCCGCCTCGACCGCCTGACCCACCAGGAAGTGCTGGACAGGGGACTGGCGGTGATGGACGTTGCGGCTGTCGCGCTCGCCAGGGAGAATTCCATTCCGATCATTGTCTTCTCGATCCACGAGAAAGGCGGTTTTGCTGAAATCTTGACGGGCGGTGGCCTCAAGACCATCGTCTCCGACAACTGATATAAGCTGCGCCGCTTTATCAGGCGCAGCCCTCGCTGGAGCATGATGATCTTGGGCCCGCTTGGCCTAAAATCTGAATCATGTTCTACATTAAATAGTTAGAGCATGATGTCGTTCGAAAGACGCTGATACTTTTCGGCATCATGCTCTAGAGCAGGTCGCGCAAAAGTGTGCAGCGGTTTTGCGAAAACGACATGCGTAGAACCAGGACTTAAAGCGCGGCAAGCGAATCTGAAAGATCGCGACGCGCTTTATACGGGAGCATCGACATGAGTGAAGGTATCGACATCAAGGAACTGAAGCGCCGCATGGACGGCGCGGTTTCCGCATTCAAGAGCGACATCGCGTCGCTGCGCACCGGCCGTGCTTCGGCCAACATTCTCGATCCGGTCACGATCGAGGCCTATGGTTCGCGCATGCCGCTGAACCAGGTCGCCAACATCACTGTCCCCGAGCCGCGCATGCTGTCGGTCTCCGTCTGGGACAAGTCGATGGTCAGCGCCGTCGAGCGCGGCATCCGCGAATCCAATCTCGGCCTCAACCCGATCGTCGACGGCCAGAACCTGCGTATTCCGCTGCCGGAGCTGAATGAGGAGCGCCGCAAGTCGCTTGTCAAGGTCGCTCATGATTATGCGGAAAAGAGCAAGGTCGCGATTCGGCATGTTCGCCGCGATGGCATGGACGGCCTTAAGAAGGCCGAAAAGGATGGCGTAATCGGCCAGGACGAGGGCAGGGCGCAGTCGGAACGTGTACAGAAGATGACGGACGAGACGATTTCCGAAATCGACCGCTTGCTTGGCGAGAAGGAAAAGGAAATCATGCAGGTCTAGCGGATCTGTGCCTTTGCCTGGAAAGACCGGACGGGAAATGTCGGAAACTGTATTTGTGACTGTGCCAGAGCATGTTGCCATCATCATGGACGGCAATGGCCGTTGGGCCAAGCAGCGCGGCTTGCCGCGCACGATGGGCCATCGCAAGGGCGTTGAGGCGGTCCGCGAGACAGTTCGCGCCGCAGGTGCCGTCGGCATAAAATATCTGACCCTCTTTGCCTTCTCCTCTGAGAACTGGCGCCGGCCGGAGGCCGAGGTTTCCGATCTGCTCGGTCTGCTCAAGGCTTTCATCCGGCGTGACCTTGCCGAGCTTCATCGCCAGAACGTGCGCATCAAGGTGATCGGCGACCGCCACAGCCTGCGCAGCGACATTCTCGGCCTGTTGCTCGAGGCTGAGGAAACGACCAAGGACAATACGGCGCTGACGCTGGTCATCGCCTTCAACTACGGTTCGCGCGACGAGATCTCCCGGGCTGTGGCGAGCCTGGCGAGGGACGTCGAGGCAGGCCGCCTGCGGGCCCAGGACATCACCCCCGCATTGATCGACGCCCGTCTCGACACGGCGGGTATTCCCGATCCGGATCTGATCATCCGCACCAGCGGCGAGGAGCGGCTGTCGAACTTCCTGCTCTGGCAGGCCGCCTATTCGGAATTCATCTTCCTTCCGGAATACTGGCCGGATTTCAGCCCCGAGATCTTCCGCCAGGCGCTCGAGAAATTCGCCTCTCGCGACCGGCGCTTCGGCGGCCTGTCGTCGCAGGCTGCCGCGGTCGGCACCTGATGCAGAGGGAATTGAAGCTCCGCATCGTTTCAGGACTGATTCTGGCGGTCATCGTTCTTGTTGCCACCTGGTATGGCGGGTTTACCTTCCGCATCCTGGCTGCCGTGATCGGCCTGTTGATCTATTATGAGTGGTCGAAAATAACCGGCATCGCGCGTGATTGGGTCGCCAACGCTGTCGGCTGGATCGGCCAGGCGGCGATCGCCTCCCTGGTGCTTGTCGGCCATTTCGAATTCGCCGCCGGTATGGTGGTCGGCGTTACTGCCGTCGGCATAGCGCTGATCATCCTGCACGGCACCAGCCGCTGGTTGCCGGTCGGCCTGTTTTATGCCGGCGCCACCGGCCTGGCGCTCGCCGCGATCAGAAGCGATGACCGGCCCGGTCTTTACGCCATGCTCTTCGTCTTTGCCGTCGTCTGGGCAACCGACATCCTGGCTTATTTCGTCGGCAGGGCGCTTGGCGGGCCGAAGCTTGCCCCTTCGATCTCGCCGGGAAAAACATGGTCTGGCGCCATCGGCGGTGCCGTTTCGGCGGTCGCAGCCGGCGTCGTTCTTATCCACTTTCTCATTCCGGGCGCTGAAATCATCGCCGCCGGCGCAGCACTCGTTCTCTCGGTCTGCAGCCAGTCGGGAGATCTGTTTGAATCCTTCATCAAGCGAAAATTCGGCGTCAAGGATTCAAGCCGTCTCATTCCGGGTCACGGCGGTGTCATGGACCGTGTCGACGGACTGATTTTTGCCTGTTTTTCGGCGTTCTTGCTTGCTGGAGCTTTTTCCCTGATAAAGGGGGCCGAAATGACCTCGCTCGGAGCGGCATTGTTCGGACTCTGATGACGCGGCAGCCCGACGGAAGGAACTCATGGACGTGATGGCCGGTATATACGCATTCCTGATGGGGAATATCGTCACCTTCATCCTCGTGCTCTCGCTGCTCGTCTTCGTGCATGAGATGGGTCATTACCTCGTCGGGCGCTGGAGCGGTATCCGCATCCTTGCTTTTTCCGTCGGTTTCGGCCCGGAACTATTCGGCTTCACCGACCGCCATGGAACGCGGTGGAAGATTTCGGTGATCCCGCTTGGCGGCTACGTCCGTTTCTTCGGTGACGAGGATGCCTCGAGCAAGCCCGACAGCGAGGGGATCGCCGCCATGTCCGAGGAGGACAGGGCGCGCTCCTTTGCCGGCGCCAAGCTGTGGAAACGCGCTGCAACCGTTGCGGCCGGCCCGATCGCCAATTTTCTGTTGGCGATCGCCATCTTCACCATTCTTTTCTCTGTCTATGGTCGCACGATCGCCGATCCTGTTGTCGCCGAGGTCAAGCCGGAGGGCGCCGCTGCCGCCGCCGGTGTCCTTCCCGGCGATCTCCTGGTCGCCATCGACGGCAGCAAGGTCGAGACCTTCGACGACGTGCGCCGCTATGTCAGCATCCGCCCCAGCCAGAAGATCGTCGTGACGATCGAGCGCGCCGGCCAGAAGCTCGACTTGCCGATGGTGCCGGAGCGCGTCGACCAGACGGACCAGTTCGGCAACAAGATCGAGCTCGGCCAGATCGGCATCGTCACCAACCAGCAGGCCGGCAATTTCCGCCTGCAAACCTATACGCCGCTCCAGGCGCTGCGTGAGGGCGTAATCCAGACCCGGGATATCGTCACCGGCACCTTCAAATATATCGGCAACATCTTCGCCGGAACGATGCGGGCCGATCAACTGGGTGGACCGATACGCGTGGCGCAAGCTTCGGGCCAGATGGCGACGCTTGGTATAGGCGCAGTGTTGCAGCTTGCCGCCATGCTGTCGGTTTCGATAGGATTGCTTAACCTGATGCCGGTCCCGGTACTTGATGGCGGCCATCTGATGTTCTATGCGGTGGAGGCGGTGAGGGGGAAACCATTGGGCTCGGCGGCCCAGGAAATTGCATTTCGCATCGGCCTGGCGATGATACTGACATTGATGGTTTTCACGACCTGGAACGACATCGGCTCGTGGATAGGGTAAACGAGCAAGGCATGGGAATTACTATTTATTTACGATGTTTCAAGGCTGTAGTGGCGAATGGGTCACGCTTGCAAATGAAGTAAACAGAAATTAACGGCCTCGCTTGCTTGTATGTCAAAAGCGGGTAAAACGACACACGTGACCGGAATCGGGTTCTCCCGGCAACGGGGACGAGGGAAACAAAGGTAATAGGTGAAATGAAGGCTGGTTCAAAGTTTTTGAACGCAGTATCGGCGGTTGCGCTGTCTGCTAGTGTTGTTGCTTCGGGCGCAGGTGCTTTGACGTTCGTTTCCGCTACGGCCGCTGAGGCCGCGGTTATCCAGCGCATCGATGTGCGCGGTGCAAGCCGTGTCGGCGCGGAAGCCGTCCGATCGAACCTTACCATCGCTCCCGGAAAGAGTTTTTCCAACAGCGATATCGATGCCTCGGTCAAGCAGCTCTACGGGACGGGTTACTTCTCCGACGTCAAGATCTCGGTCTCTGGCAGCACGCTGGTCGTCAACGTCCAGGAAGCCCAGCTGGTCAATCAGGTCGTCTTCAACGGCAACCGCAAGATCAAGGACGACAAGCTCGCGACGATCGTCCAGACCCACGCTGCCGGCCCCTACAGCGACACCCAGATCCAGGCCGACATCCAGTCGATCAAGGAAGCTTATGCCGCCACCGGCCGCAGCGAGGTCGAAGTGACGACGCAGGTGGTGCCGCTCGGCGAAGGCCGCGTCAACCTTGCCTTCGTCATCAACGAGGGTGACCGCACCAAGATCGATTCGATCAACTTCGTCGGCAACAATGCCTACAGCGCCGGCCGCCTGGCTGCCGTCATCAACACCAAGCGTTCGAACTTCCTCTCGTTCCTGACCCGCAAGGACGTCTATAACGAAGACAAGCTGCATGCCGACGAGGAAGCGCTGCGCCAGTTCTATTACAATCGCGGTTACGCCGACATGCGCATCGTCTCTTCCGATGCCACCTTCGACGACGCGACCAACAAGTACACGCTCACCTTCAACATCGAGGAGGGCCAGCGTTACGACTTCGGACCGGTGACTGTTCAGTCCACAGTCGAAGGAGTCGGCTCCGATCAGCTGCAGCCGCTCGTGCGCACGAAAGAAGGCCACGTCTACAGCGCCAAGGAAGTGCAGAAGTCGATCGAAGCGATCTCCGATCAGGTTGCTTCTGCCGGTTATCCCTTTGCGCGCGTCACGCCGCGCGGTAACCGCGACCTCAACAACAATACGATCGGTGTCGAATACCTGGTCGACCAGGGCGAGCGCGCCTATGTCGAGCGCATCGAGATCCGTGG of Rhizobium sp. BT04 contains these proteins:
- the frr gene encoding ribosome recycling factor; translation: MSEGIDIKELKRRMDGAVSAFKSDIASLRTGRASANILDPVTIEAYGSRMPLNQVANITVPEPRMLSVSVWDKSMVSAVERGIRESNLGLNPIVDGQNLRIPLPELNEERRKSLVKVAHDYAEKSKVAIRHVRRDGMDGLKKAEKDGVIGQDEGRAQSERVQKMTDETISEIDRLLGEKEKEIMQV
- the rpsB gene encoding 30S ribosomal protein S2, giving the protein MALPDFSMRQLLEAGVHFGHQTHRWNPKMKPYIFGDRNNIHIIDLAQTVPMLSRALQVVSDTVARGGRVLFVGTKRQASEIIADSAKRSAQYYVNSRWLGGMMTNWKTISNSIQRLRKLDEILNGEAQGFTKKERLNLEREREKLDKALGGIRDMGGTPDLMFIIDTNKEKIAIDEAKRLGIPVVAIIDSNCDPDLIDYPIPGNDDASRAIALYCELISRAAIDGIARQQSSSGRDLGASSEVPVEPALEEAAEG
- the rseP gene encoding RIP metalloprotease RseP, with translation MDVMAGIYAFLMGNIVTFILVLSLLVFVHEMGHYLVGRWSGIRILAFSVGFGPELFGFTDRHGTRWKISVIPLGGYVRFFGDEDASSKPDSEGIAAMSEEDRARSFAGAKLWKRAATVAAGPIANFLLAIAIFTILFSVYGRTIADPVVAEVKPEGAAAAAGVLPGDLLVAIDGSKVETFDDVRRYVSIRPSQKIVVTIERAGQKLDLPMVPERVDQTDQFGNKIELGQIGIVTNQQAGNFRLQTYTPLQALREGVIQTRDIVTGTFKYIGNIFAGTMRADQLGGPIRVAQASGQMATLGIGAVLQLAAMLSVSIGLLNLMPVPVLDGGHLMFYAVEAVRGKPLGSAAQEIAFRIGLAMILTLMVFTTWNDIGSWIG
- a CDS encoding isoprenyl transferase, translating into MSETVFVTVPEHVAIIMDGNGRWAKQRGLPRTMGHRKGVEAVRETVRAAGAVGIKYLTLFAFSSENWRRPEAEVSDLLGLLKAFIRRDLAELHRQNVRIKVIGDRHSLRSDILGLLLEAEETTKDNTALTLVIAFNYGSRDEISRAVASLARDVEAGRLRAQDITPALIDARLDTAGIPDPDLIIRTSGEERLSNFLLWQAAYSEFIFLPEYWPDFSPEIFRQALEKFASRDRRFGGLSSQAAAVGT
- the pyrH gene encoding UMP kinase, with amino-acid sequence MSLEPVYKRVLLKASGEALMGSQGFGIDVAVADRIASDIAEARHMGVEVGVVVGGGNIFRGVAVASKGGDRVTGDHMGMLGTIINALALATSLRKLNIDTVVLSAISMPEICESFSQRATLYHLSMGRVVIFAGGTGNPFFTTDSAAALRAAEMGAQAIFKGTQVDGIYTADPKKYPDATRLDRLTHQEVLDRGLAVMDVAAVALARENSIPIIVFSIHEKGGFAEILTGGGLKTIVSDN
- the tsf gene encoding translation elongation factor Ts, with amino-acid sequence MSEITAAMVKELREKTGAGMMDCKKALAETSGDMEAAIDWLRAKGIAKADKKSGRTAAEGLIGVASQGTKAVVVEVNSETDFVARNDAFQDLVRGIAKVAVSTDGTVEAVAAATYPASGKSVSDTIKDAIATIGENMNLRRSVALSVEDGVVATYIHNAVSDGLGKLGVLVALKSTGDKEALNAIGRQVAMHIAATAPLAIRPEEVDAAVAERERNVFIEQSRASGKPDNIIEKMVEGRMRKFFEEVALLSQAFVINPDLTVAAAIKDAEKAVGAPIEVAGMARLLLGEGVEKEETDFAAEVAAAVKG
- a CDS encoding phosphatidate cytidylyltransferase; this translates as MQRELKLRIVSGLILAVIVLVATWYGGFTFRILAAVIGLLIYYEWSKITGIARDWVANAVGWIGQAAIASLVLVGHFEFAAGMVVGVTAVGIALIILHGTSRWLPVGLFYAGATGLALAAIRSDDRPGLYAMLFVFAVVWATDILAYFVGRALGGPKLAPSISPGKTWSGAIGGAVSAVAAGVVLIHFLIPGAEIIAAGAALVLSVCSQSGDLFESFIKRKFGVKDSSRLIPGHGGVMDRVDGLIFACFSAFLLAGAFSLIKGAEMTSLGAALFGL